From the genome of Scytonema hofmannii PCC 7110, one region includes:
- a CDS encoding helix-turn-helix domain-containing protein — translation MVHKEHPEEHPVQQVLLGGIAVENQNLYLTPFQRKLLLKSLETDLRLEYRRRIEIMLLANAGQSQAQICEALGCSQETARYWIAMAQAGNAHHWNDRPMGRPKAVNEQYLARLKELASHSPREYGYTFERWTAQWLSKHLVKEQGIKVSACHINRLLKEMGLSTRQKRETIEKGTDRTKDCSITIRDLQSNSEPTFLWSLNLIKTGNCKTQI, via the coding sequence ATGGTTCACAAGGAGCATCCAGAGGAACATCCAGTCCAACAAGTTTTACTAGGAGGAATCGCTGTGGAAAATCAAAATCTTTACTTAACACCTTTTCAACGAAAATTGCTGCTAAAAAGTTTAGAAACAGATTTGCGCCTAGAATATCGCCGTCGTATTGAAATTATGTTGCTGGCAAATGCTGGTCAATCTCAGGCTCAAATCTGTGAAGCTCTGGGGTGTTCGCAAGAGACAGCACGATACTGGATTGCAATGGCACAAGCAGGTAACGCTCACCACTGGAACGATCGCCCGATGGGACGCCCCAAGGCTGTTAATGAGCAGTATCTCGCTCGCTTGAAAGAACTAGCAAGCCATAGTCCGCGTGAGTATGGTTATACATTTGAACGTTGGACAGCGCAATGGTTAAGCAAGCATCTAGTAAAAGAACAAGGAATTAAGGTTAGCGCTTGCCACATTAACCGCTTGCTTAAGGAGATGGGACTTTCCACTCGGCAGAAACGCGAAACTATCGAGAAAGGAACCGATCGCACCAAGGATTGCAGCATTACTATTCGCGATTTGCAGTCGAACTCCGAGCCTACTTTCCTGTGGTCACTCAATCTCATCAAAACTGGTAACTGTAAAACTCAAATTTGA
- a CDS encoding peptidylprolyl isomerase, producing MSQISTIYSDEIIHQIKLSCQIPTIVESILTRKIIVSAAQEAGIKAEPSELQQTADNLRLMSNLQSADATWLWLQKHTLSLDDFEELVYHTVISSKLTEHLFADKVEQFFVEHQLDYTQAIAYEVVLDEPDLAMELFYAITEGEISFPEVAHQYIQDTEARRSGGYKGILNRTDLKPEISAAVFAATPPQILKPIVTSQGVHLIVVEEIIQPQLNNITRSKIISYLFSEWLKQRIEQLEVEIVLNSK from the coding sequence ATGTCGCAAATTTCCACTATATATTCAGACGAAATTATTCATCAAATCAAACTTTCTTGCCAAATTCCTACTATTGTTGAGAGTATTCTCACTCGCAAAATTATTGTGAGTGCAGCACAAGAAGCAGGCATTAAAGCAGAGCCATCAGAACTTCAGCAGACAGCAGACAACTTGCGGTTAATGAGCAATCTTCAGAGTGCTGACGCCACTTGGCTCTGGTTACAAAAACATACTCTATCATTAGATGATTTTGAAGAGTTGGTTTATCATACTGTCATTTCTTCAAAGTTGACAGAACACTTATTTGCCGACAAAGTTGAACAGTTTTTTGTTGAACATCAGTTGGATTATACACAAGCGATCGCGTATGAAGTGGTCTTGGATGAGCCAGATCTCGCGATGGAACTCTTTTATGCAATTACTGAAGGTGAAATAAGTTTTCCTGAGGTTGCCCACCAATATATTCAGGATACTGAAGCTCGCCGCTCTGGAGGATATAAAGGAATACTGAATCGCACAGATTTAAAACCAGAAATATCAGCCGCTGTATTTGCAGCAACTCCGCCCCAGATTCTTAAACCAATTGTTACCTCCCAGGGAGTACATTTGATTGTGGTTGAGGAAATCATTCAACCACAATTAAATAATATTACCCGTTCAAAAATTATTTCTTACTTGTTTTCTGAATGGCTGAAGCAACGAATTGAGCAATTGGAAGTTGAAATTGTTCTTAACTCAAAATAA
- a CDS encoding single-stranded-DNA-specific exonuclease RecJ, whose product MLDQSIPKFSRLGQKLPSQRWQIYPQKNDLAQKLAAITNLPPLINQLLINRGIETPEQAQAFLNLEYLALPSPLEDFPDLAVSLELLQEAIATQEKIAICGDYDADGMTSTALLLRSLRWLGARVNYAIPSRMHEGYGINKRIIEEFHSEGVSLVLTVDNGISAFEPIARARELGLKVIITDHHDIPQQLPPAHAILNPKLIDESSPYRGVAGVGVAYILAVSLAHQLGKAQSSILDPLLELFTLGTIADLAPLTGVNRHWVKNGLQQLPKSKLAGVQALIQMSGVQVRGLGTGGGSKGAGEQGSRGAEVITNLQSSIQNPKSKIQNPKSLKPEDIGFRLGPRINAIGRLADPEIVIELLTTDDMGIALERAMQCEDINRQRQEMCEQIEKEAIAIVEAEYLASLPEERVLAIVQPEWHHGVIGIVASRLVERYGAPVFIGTYEGEEHIRGSARGIPEFHVFEALDSCRDLLGKFGGHKAAGGFSLLTENLVALRSRLSEFANQCLEQQHLKPLVKIDTQVNLNQIDRHFYQQMNVLEPCGIDNPDPILWTPNVRVVEQEIVGKSHVKLTVSQTINNQQYRIKAIAWRWRDYFPLPSQVDIAYKLRENEFNGQINIELELLGVRLPSQNQYSVTQATPARTSFEFNERYYDCGIYENSALPELRIMYPEKVILAVPLGQSTGLLGTSRQEAREVDISQPQYACLIQAAFHALSVERTI is encoded by the coding sequence GTGCTAGATCAGTCTATTCCTAAATTTTCTCGTCTCGGGCAAAAACTACCATCACAGCGATGGCAAATTTACCCTCAGAAAAATGACTTAGCACAAAAGCTCGCAGCAATTACGAATTTACCTCCTCTGATTAACCAACTTCTCATAAATCGAGGAATTGAAACACCAGAACAAGCACAAGCTTTTTTAAATCTGGAGTACTTGGCACTACCTTCGCCCTTAGAAGACTTCCCCGACTTAGCTGTATCTCTGGAGTTATTGCAAGAAGCCATTGCCACGCAAGAAAAAATAGCTATTTGCGGGGATTATGATGCTGATGGTATGACAAGCACTGCGTTACTTTTACGCAGTCTCCGATGGTTGGGTGCTCGAGTCAATTACGCCATTCCTAGTCGGATGCATGAGGGATATGGCATCAACAAACGCATCATTGAAGAATTCCATAGTGAAGGCGTCAGTTTGGTTTTGACTGTAGATAATGGGATTTCAGCATTTGAACCAATTGCTAGAGCTAGAGAACTAGGTCTAAAAGTTATAATCACCGACCATCACGATATTCCCCAGCAATTACCACCAGCTCATGCCATCCTCAATCCCAAACTTATAGATGAATCCTCACCTTACCGAGGTGTGGCTGGAGTTGGCGTTGCCTATATTTTAGCGGTATCCCTGGCACATCAATTGGGAAAAGCTCAGAGCAGCATACTCGATCCACTTCTCGAACTGTTTACACTAGGAACCATTGCAGATTTAGCACCTTTAACAGGTGTGAATCGCCATTGGGTGAAAAATGGTTTGCAGCAATTACCCAAATCCAAACTTGCTGGAGTGCAAGCACTTATTCAGATGTCTGGAGTGCAGGTGAGGGGACTGGGGACTGGGGGGGGAAGCAAGGGAGCAGGGGAGCAGGGGAGCAGAGGAGCAGAGGTGATAACTAATCTTCAATCCTCAATCCAAAATCCAAAATCTAAAATCCAAAATCCAAAATCCCTCAAGCCAGAAGATATTGGCTTTCGCCTCGGTCCGCGAATTAATGCGATTGGTCGTCTTGCCGATCCCGAAATTGTGATTGAATTGCTGACAACTGACGATATGGGAATAGCGTTGGAAAGAGCAATGCAATGCGAAGACATCAATCGCCAGCGTCAAGAAATGTGCGAGCAAATTGAAAAAGAGGCAATAGCAATTGTAGAAGCAGAATATCTTGCCTCTCTTCCAGAAGAGCGCGTGTTGGCGATCGTACAACCTGAATGGCATCATGGGGTGATTGGTATCGTTGCTTCTCGCTTGGTGGAACGCTATGGTGCTCCAGTCTTTATCGGCACTTATGAAGGGGAAGAGCATATTCGCGGTTCGGCACGAGGAATACCGGAATTTCACGTATTTGAAGCGTTAGATTCTTGTCGTGACTTGCTCGGTAAATTTGGCGGACACAAGGCGGCGGGAGGTTTCTCTCTGCTAACGGAAAATTTGGTGGCTCTGCGATCGCGTCTCAGCGAGTTTGCAAATCAGTGCCTCGAACAACAGCACCTTAAACCTTTAGTCAAAATTGATACTCAAGTCAATTTAAATCAAATCGATCGCCATTTCTACCAACAGATGAATGTTTTGGAACCCTGCGGTATTGACAACCCAGACCCCATACTTTGGACGCCGAATGTCCGCGTTGTTGAGCAGGAAATTGTGGGCAAAAGTCACGTTAAACTAACAGTAAGTCAAACAATTAACAATCAACAGTACAGAATCAAAGCGATCGCTTGGCGATGGCGCGACTATTTTCCCCTACCGTCACAAGTCGATATTGCTTATAAACTGAGAGAAAATGAGTTTAACGGTCAGATAAACATTGAGTTGGAGCTACTGGGTGTAAGACTCCCAAGTCAAAACCAATATTCGGTCACTCAAGCCACTCCAGCAAGAACTTCTTTTGAGTTTAACGAGCGTTATTATGACTGCGGTATTTATGAAAACTCTGCTCTACCTGAATTAAGAATTATGTACCCTGAAAAGGTTATCTTAGCTGTTCCGTTGGGACAATCTACTGGCTTATTGGGAACAAGTCGTCAAGAGGCTAGAGAAGTTGATATTTCTCAGCCTCAATATGCTTGTCTTATTCAAGCAGCTTTTCACGCGTTATCAGTTGAACGTACTATATAG
- a CDS encoding pentapeptide repeat-containing protein — protein MKYQPHPTNLKSKNFKEKDFTGADFSHVDIRGADFSNAVLISANFCNSKAGLPNFWVISLTGLSIIMALLAGLVSGYAAALIGDLLSNNSYGFYFFGLFSLITLAIFLTIIFWRGLGVMLATLAEVLASCLIAAVAFFPNKEPEIFLTINAQFTAIALAGAMASVINMAVAVALAKVIAMPLATTSTGLIGFVGIMLGVSLGVRSNELIYIQAGLIALLSITIGSSVGKEAINGNTKYQLIRSLTVGIVAYGGTSFRGANLTDADFTQATLTSVDFREANLIRTCWFQAKNLEQARVEGTYLEQPNVQHLAITKDGRGEEFNNLNLRYLNLKDANLQDASFISTDLSEANLQNANLFGVKLAQTQLYQANLTGACLTGAYIENWGISTDTQLDGIQCDYVYMRLPTPDDPDPWRKPDNRQETFKSGDFADFIAPIIQTLDLYKSQNVDPREVGKKFKTLDLFHYEGIDPTAAAIAITQLAESHPTADLELVALEGRGQEKIRLQAIVSNNANSSELNQEYFQKYTKIQSLSYTDLQAMLAGVAEKDERIRSLEKLLSDAMQQPKFFAQTYQSHGEFIMSKREENISKGNLNISGTQGNISGVVATGEDSSMTGVAMGTISGDVTNTINQLPDSDEPDKPGIKEILTDLQASIEADTSLSEEDKAEALEQVKKIAEAGQKPEEGAMQKIAKNALTFLKGLIVDLPSTAELVKTCGNLIPVIKQFFGLP, from the coding sequence ATGAAATATCAACCTCATCCCACTAATTTAAAAAGCAAAAACTTCAAGGAAAAAGATTTTACAGGAGCAGACTTTAGCCATGTCGATATTCGGGGTGCAGATTTTAGTAACGCTGTTTTGATTAGTGCAAATTTCTGCAATTCTAAAGCAGGCTTACCAAATTTCTGGGTTATTAGCCTGACAGGATTGTCAATTATTATGGCATTATTGGCTGGATTAGTTTCAGGGTATGCTGCTGCACTCATAGGGGATTTGTTGAGTAACAATAGTTATGGATTCTACTTTTTCGGGTTATTCTCTTTAATCACTTTAGCAATTTTTTTAACTATTATTTTCTGGCGTGGGCTAGGAGTAATGCTGGCAACACTAGCTGAGGTATTAGCTTCTTGTTTAATTGCAGCAGTTGCGTTTTTCCCAAACAAAGAACCTGAAATATTTCTTACCATCAATGCACAATTTACAGCGATCGCTTTAGCTGGTGCAATGGCTAGTGTTATTAATATGGCTGTAGCTGTGGCTTTAGCAAAAGTCATAGCTATGCCTCTGGCTACAACTTCCACTGGATTGATAGGTTTTGTCGGTATTATGCTCGGTGTTTCACTGGGAGTTAGGTCAAATGAATTAATTTACATTCAAGCAGGCTTAATTGCTTTATTATCAATTACAATCGGTAGTTCTGTTGGCAAGGAAGCTATAAATGGAAATACAAAATATCAACTTATTCGTTCGCTAACAGTTGGTATTGTTGCTTATGGGGGAACAAGTTTTCGTGGTGCCAACTTAACAGATGCAGACTTTACCCAAGCCACTCTCACAAGTGTAGATTTCAGAGAAGCTAATCTCATCCGTACCTGTTGGTTTCAAGCTAAAAATTTAGAACAAGCTCGCGTAGAAGGCACATATTTAGAACAACCAAATGTACAACATTTAGCAATCACCAAAGACGGCAGAGGAGAAGAGTTTAATAATCTAAATTTGAGGTATCTTAACCTTAAAGATGCCAATTTACAAGATGCCAGCTTTATCAGCACAGATTTAAGTGAAGCTAATTTGCAAAATGCTAATTTATTTGGTGTCAAACTGGCTCAGACTCAGCTATATCAAGCCAACCTTACAGGTGCTTGCTTAACTGGAGCATATATTGAAAATTGGGGTATTTCCACTGATACTCAACTTGACGGGATTCAGTGCGATTATGTATATATGCGACTACCAACACCGGATGATCCCGACCCTTGGCGTAAACCTGATAATCGACAAGAGACCTTCAAATCAGGAGACTTTGCTGATTTTATTGCTCCCATTATTCAAACCCTTGATTTGTACAAAAGTCAAAATGTAGATCCGCGTGAAGTTGGGAAAAAGTTTAAAACTCTTGACCTATTTCACTATGAAGGTATCGATCCAACTGCTGCTGCCATTGCCATCACTCAGTTAGCAGAAAGTCATCCAACAGCAGATTTGGAACTGGTAGCACTAGAGGGAAGAGGACAAGAAAAAATTCGATTGCAAGCAATAGTTTCAAATAACGCTAATTCCTCTGAACTCAATCAAGAATATTTTCAAAAGTACACAAAAATTCAATCTTTATCTTATACTGATTTACAAGCAATGCTGGCAGGAGTAGCAGAAAAAGATGAAAGGATTCGTAGTTTAGAAAAATTGCTGTCAGATGCCATGCAACAGCCCAAGTTTTTCGCACAAACTTATCAATCTCATGGAGAATTTATTATGTCTAAACGTGAAGAAAATATTAGTAAAGGAAATTTAAATATAAGTGGCACTCAAGGAAATATTAGCGGTGTTGTCGCAACAGGTGAAGATTCATCTATGACTGGAGTTGCAATGGGTACGATTAGTGGTGATGTTACCAATACCATTAATCAATTACCTGACTCTGATGAACCGGACAAACCTGGAATTAAAGAAATTCTAACCGACCTGCAAGCCTCTATTGAAGCTGATACTAGTCTGAGTGAAGAGGACAAAGCCGAAGCTTTAGAACAGGTTAAAAAAATTGCAGAAGCAGGTCAAAAGCCAGAAGAGGGGGCTATGCAGAAAATAGCTAAAAATGCGTTGACATTCTTGAAAGGATTAATTGTAGATCTACCTTCTACAGCAGAACTCGTTAAAACCTGTGGTAATCTCATACCTGTTATTAAACAGTTTTTCGGCTTGCCATAA
- a CDS encoding HEAT repeat domain-containing protein, which produces MLAQAQSYSTTISPCVEIKIELYIRQTRNGSLSAFKKLVECNSKAVPYLIKDLNNPDGTVRFITISVLGEIGVNAAPASRYLSASLNNPSKDLRFLTVHTLGKIGIGAKEAVPALIAALKDRDSEVRSGAAEALVNIGTGSKEVVPALMTALKDKDSSVRFGVAEVLGKIGTGSKEVVPALINALKDKDSSVRSGVAEVLGKIGTGSKEVVPALMTALKDEDSSVRDSAADALGEIGIGAKEAVPALMTALKDEDSSVRSGVADALGEIGIGAKEAVPALMTALKDENSSVRNSAAEALGKIGTGAKEVVPALIAALKDEDSSVRDGAAEALGEIGIGAKEVVPALMTALKDEDSSVRDSAADALGKISFGEQDAFLITVIQDSSIRDRDAEALRTIGTGIKEAVSALIIALKDEDSSVRSGVADALGEIGIGAKEAVPVLMTALKDEDSSVRNSAAEALGKIGTGAKEVVPALIAALKDEDSSVRDGAAEALGEIGTGAKEAVPALIAALKDEDSDVRSSAAYTLVKIGTEAKEVVPVLIAALKDSNRHIRHKATKALGKIGTEVKEVVPVLITALKDGDSDVRSGAAYALGKIGIRAKEVVPALITALKDGDSDVRFMAAGALGKIGIRAKEVVPALITALEDDNYDDYRIFGYMAISAIARIRGNLKYASTNLIEALKLSKYDSVFSDSLIVSSLVQIGKDAVPVVITALQDKDDIVRYEAAGVLGQIGTAAKEALPELTNVFLNRKNVNYVRYQALRAINTIAPDKKILSVVNIYGDNFMLSPYYGTGSRASKVRKVTRNYLAAQPLVVCKVSIIRTLLPWKCPDEKLTENIETQVDKKTDNPQPQKRL; this is translated from the coding sequence ATGCTAGCTCAGGCTCAGTCTTACTCAACAACAATTTCTCCGTGTGTAGAAATAAAGATTGAACTGTATATTAGACAAACAAGGAATGGTTCACTTTCTGCTTTCAAAAAGCTAGTAGAATGTAACTCCAAAGCAGTACCCTACCTCATCAAAGACCTCAACAATCCGGATGGAACTGTTCGCTTTATTACAATTTCTGTACTTGGTGAAATTGGTGTAAATGCAGCACCAGCATCACGTTACTTAAGCGCATCACTCAACAATCCTAGTAAGGATCTTCGATTTCTGACTGTCCATACATTAGGAAAAATTGGTATCGGAGCAAAAGAAGCTGTTCCAGCATTAATTGCTGCCCTCAAAGATCGAGATAGTGAGGTCAGATCCGGCGCTGCTGAAGCTTTGGTAAATATTGGCACAGGGTCAAAAGAAGTGGTTCCGGCATTAATGACTGCCCTCAAAGATAAAGATAGTTCTGTCCGCTTTGGAGTTGCTGAAGTGTTGGGAAAAATTGGCACGGGGTCAAAAGAAGTTGTTCCGGCATTAATTAATGCCCTCAAAGATAAAGATAGTTCTGTCCGCTCTGGAGTTGCTGAAGTGTTGGGAAAAATTGGCACGGGGTCAAAAGAAGTGGTTCCGGCATTAATGACTGCCCTCAAAGATGAAGATAGCTCTGTCCGTGATAGCGCTGCTGATGCGTTGGGAGAAATTGGCATAGGGGCAAAAGAAGCTGTTCCGGCATTAATGACTGCCCTCAAAGATGAAGATAGTTCTGTCCGCTCTGGAGTTGCTGATGCGTTGGGAGAAATTGGCATAGGGGCAAAAGAAGCTGTTCCGGCATTAATGACTGCCCTCAAAGATGAAAATAGCTCTGTCCGTAATAGCGCTGCTGAGGCGTTGGGAAAAATTGGCACAGGGGCAAAAGAAGTTGTTCCGGCATTAATTGCTGCTCTTAAAGATGAAGATAGTTCTGTCCGTGATGGCGCTGCTGAGGCGTTGGGAGAAATTGGCATAGGGGCAAAAGAAGTGGTTCCGGCATTAATGACTGCCCTCAAAGATGAAGATAGCTCTGTTCGTGATAGCGCTGCTGATGCTTTGGGAAAAATTAGCTTTGGGGAACAAGATGCATTTCTGATTACTGTTATTCAAGATAGTTCTATCCGCGATAGGGATGCTGAAGCCTTGAGAACAATTGGCACAGGAATAAAAGAAGCTGTTTCGGCATTAATTATTGCCCTCAAAGATGAAGATAGTTCTGTCCGCTCTGGAGTTGCTGATGCGTTGGGAGAAATTGGCATAGGGGCAAAAGAAGCTGTTCCAGTATTAATGACTGCCCTCAAAGATGAAGATAGTTCTGTCCGTAATAGCGCTGCTGAGGCGTTGGGAAAAATTGGCACAGGGGCAAAAGAAGTTGTTCCGGCATTAATTGCTGCTCTTAAAGATGAAGATAGTTCTGTCCGTGATGGCGCTGCTGAGGCGTTGGGAGAAATTGGCACAGGGGCAAAAGAAGCTGTTCCGGCATTAATTGCTGCTCTCAAAGATGAAGATAGTGATGTTCGCTCTAGCGCTGCTTATACGTTGGTAAAAATTGGCACAGAGGCAAAAGAAGTTGTTCCGGTATTAATTGCTGCTCTTAAAGATAGCAATCGTCATATTCGCCATAAGGCTACTAAAGCGTTAGGAAAAATTGGCACAGAGGTAAAAGAAGTTGTTCCGGTATTAATTACTGCTCTCAAAGATGGAGATAGTGATGTTCGCTCTGGAGCTGCTTATGCTTTGGGAAAAATTGGTATCAGGGCAAAAGAAGTTGTTCCGGCATTAATTACTGCCCTCAAAGATGGAGATAGTGATGTTCGTTTTATGGCTGCTGGTGCGTTGGGAAAAATTGGTATCAGGGCAAAAGAAGTTGTTCCGGCATTAATTACTGCTCTTGAAGATGATAATTATGATGATTATAGGATATTCGGCTATATGGCTATAAGTGCTATTGCTAGAATTAGGGGAAACTTAAAATATGCATCTACTAATTTGATTGAAGCTCTAAAACTAAGTAAATATGATAGTGTCTTTTCTGATAGTTTGATTGTTTCTTCTCTAGTTCAAATTGGTAAAGACGCTGTTCCAGTTGTCATTACAGCTCTTCAAGATAAAGATGATATTGTCCGTTATGAGGCTGCTGGAGTATTAGGACAAATTGGTACAGCAGCAAAAGAGGCACTGCCTGAACTTACTAACGTTTTCTTAAATAGAAAGAATGTAAATTATGTTCGTTATCAAGCTTTACGGGCTATAAACACGATTGCCCCTGATAAGAAGATTCTCTCCGTTGTAAACATATATGGGGATAATTTTATGCTCTCGCCTTATTATGGAACTGGAAGTAGAGCGAGTAAGGTAAGGAAAGTAACAAGAAATTACTTAGCTGCCCAACCACTTGTAGTATGTAAAGTTTCAATAATACGAACTTTACTTCCTTGGAAATGTCCAGACGAGAAGCTGACTGAAAATATAGAAACACAGGTTGATAAAAAAACAGATAATCCTCAGCCACAAAAAAGATTATAA